The Deltaproteobacteria bacterium HGW-Deltaproteobacteria-6 genome has a segment encoding these proteins:
- a CDS encoding MBL fold metallo-hydrolase, with amino-acid sequence MLNIAAIASGSNGNCYYLGNSDEAIIVDAGISTKQLVERMTRLGLSLSRLKGVFISHEHSDHIRGLDVLTRKHAIPVFMTQKTYSSYGKIINDSLLNFFTPGESVSLGKLRVHPFLKSHDAVEPCGFSVSSEGKTVAVMTDIGLHCSNVIAHLNKADAVFLESNYDERMLRTGFYPAYLKRRISSDVGHLSNTQAATLTLSHASSRLRHVFLSHLSANNNTPELALSTFNHFINQRNDLKVEVILTSRQKESGLVTL; translated from the coding sequence ATTTTGAACATTGCAGCGATCGCTTCCGGAAGCAACGGCAACTGCTACTACCTCGGAAACAGCGATGAGGCCATCATTGTCGATGCGGGCATCAGCACCAAACAGTTGGTGGAAAGGATGACCAGGCTCGGGCTTTCCCTGTCCCGGCTGAAGGGCGTTTTCATATCCCATGAGCATTCGGATCATATCCGGGGCCTGGATGTGCTGACCAGAAAACACGCTATCCCGGTCTTCATGACGCAAAAGACTTATTCGTCATACGGAAAGATCATCAATGATTCATTGCTCAACTTCTTTACACCGGGTGAGTCCGTATCGCTCGGCAAACTCCGCGTCCATCCATTTTTGAAATCGCATGATGCGGTGGAACCCTGCGGTTTTTCTGTCTCTTCCGAAGGCAAGACGGTGGCGGTGATGACGGATATCGGCCTGCACTGCTCCAATGTGATTGCTCATCTGAATAAGGCGGATGCGGTCTTTCTGGAGTCCAACTATGATGAACGGATGCTGCGGACAGGTTTTTATCCGGCTTATCTGAAAAGAAGAATATCCTCGGACGTGGGCCACTTGTCCAACACCCAGGCGGCCACACTGACTCTTTCGCATGCTTCTTCCCGGCTCAGGCACGTGTTTCTGTCGCATCTGTCAGCCAATAACAACACCCCGGAACTTGCGTTAAGTACATTCAATCATTTCATCAATCAGCGAAATGATCTGAAAGTAGAGGTCATTCTGACCTCCAGGCAAAAAGAAAGCGGCCTCGTTACATTGTGA
- a CDS encoding glutaconyl-CoA decarboxylase subunit alpha, protein MKQYFEKMDPLGKPLSGKQIESMQENAARLEEIMKQIDAEVLRIKNVGVPLQTMHDRGEMTVWERIDYLVDPGTFCPLHSIFDPENEESGSTGVVDGLARIHGKWCVLIGFNNKWMAGAWIAGQPDNNLRVADIAKILHIPLVWLVNCSGVKLPEQEKMYANRRGQGTCFFRHAELEQMGIPVIAGIYGTNPAGGGYQSISPTILLAHKKANMAVGGSGIVSGMSPKGSFDEAGAEEIINATRHFKSVPPGSVKVHYDVTGFFRAVFDEEKQVLDAIKDYMDDLPAYKPRFFRVARPAEPAYSPSEIASIIPVNKKRVYDFEQVLARLVDGSEHMEFRPGFGPEMYCGLVKVDGYLMGVIGNRQGAFPNYPEYTNEYMGVGGKLYRQGLIKMNEFVTLCSRDKVPMIWFQDTSGIDVGDTAEKAELLGLGQSLIYSIENSHLPMMLVVLRKGTAAAHYVLGGPTANNNNAFSLGTATTEINVMHGETAAAASYARRLVKEKDAGKPLGPIIDKMNEMVKHYDDTSGPVFCAKKGFVDEIVRYHELRNYLVGFANCAYQNPRAICPQHQMILPRIIRAQIVKGLERPK, encoded by the coding sequence ATGAAACAATACTTCGAAAAAATGGATCCACTGGGCAAACCGCTTTCCGGAAAACAGATCGAGAGTATGCAGGAAAACGCCGCGCGGCTCGAAGAAATCATGAAGCAGATCGACGCGGAAGTTTTGCGCATCAAGAACGTCGGCGTCCCCCTGCAAACCATGCATGACCGCGGCGAAATGACCGTCTGGGAACGCATTGATTATCTGGTCGACCCCGGGACCTTCTGCCCCCTGCACAGCATCTTCGATCCGGAAAATGAAGAATCCGGCAGCACCGGCGTCGTGGACGGTCTGGCCCGCATTCATGGTAAATGGTGCGTGCTCATCGGCTTCAATAACAAATGGATGGCGGGCGCGTGGATTGCCGGTCAGCCGGACAACAATCTGCGCGTCGCGGACATCGCGAAAATCCTGCATATCCCGCTGGTGTGGCTGGTGAACTGCTCCGGCGTAAAACTGCCTGAACAGGAAAAGATGTACGCCAACCGCCGCGGACAGGGCACCTGTTTCTTCCGCCACGCGGAACTTGAGCAGATGGGCATTCCCGTCATCGCCGGCATTTACGGCACGAATCCCGCGGGCGGCGGTTATCAATCGATCAGCCCCACCATTCTGCTGGCCCACAAGAAAGCCAACATGGCCGTGGGCGGCAGCGGGATCGTGAGCGGCATGTCCCCCAAAGGATCTTTCGATGAAGCGGGCGCGGAAGAAATCATCAACGCCACCCGGCATTTTAAATCCGTCCCGCCCGGCAGCGTGAAAGTTCATTACGATGTCACCGGTTTTTTCCGCGCGGTTTTTGACGAAGAAAAGCAGGTGCTCGACGCTATTAAGGACTATATGGATGATCTGCCCGCCTACAAGCCACGCTTTTTCCGCGTGGCCCGGCCCGCAGAGCCCGCTTATTCTCCATCGGAAATCGCCTCGATTATTCCGGTAAACAAAAAAAGGGTCTACGATTTTGAACAGGTGCTGGCCCGTCTGGTTGACGGTTCGGAACACATGGAATTTCGTCCGGGCTTCGGGCCGGAGATGTATTGCGGTCTTGTGAAAGTGGACGGCTATCTGATGGGTGTGATCGGCAATCGGCAGGGCGCGTTCCCGAATTATCCCGAATACACCAATGAATATATGGGCGTTGGCGGCAAACTCTATCGCCAGGGTCTGATCAAGATGAACGAGTTTGTCACCCTGTGTTCGCGTGACAAAGTGCCGATGATCTGGTTTCAGGATACATCAGGCATTGACGTGGGCGATACGGCGGAAAAGGCAGAACTGCTCGGTCTGGGACAGTCACTGATTTACTCCATTGAAAATTCGCACTTGCCCATGATGCTGGTCGTGCTGCGCAAAGGCACGGCAGCCGCGCATTATGTCCTGGGCGGCCCCACCGCCAACAACAACAACGCCTTTTCGCTGGGTACGGCCACAACCGAGATCAACGTCATGCACGGAGAAACGGCGGCAGCGGCCAGTTACGCCCGCAGGCTCGTCAAAGAGAAAGACGCGGGAAAACCGCTCGGCCCCATCATCGACAAGATGAATGAAATGGTCAAACACTATGACGACACGTCGGGACCTGTGTTTTGTGCAAAGAAAGGTTTTGTGGATGAGATCGTCCGCTACCATGAACTGAGAAACTATCTGGTGGGCTTTGCCAACTGCGCCTATCAGAATCCCCGCGCCATCTGTCCGCAGCATCAGATGATTCTGCCCAGGATCATCCGAGCGCAGATCGTGAAAGGGCTGGAAAGACCAAAGTAA
- a CDS encoding acyl-CoA dehydrogenase: protein MDFALTEEQIMIQDTARSFAEKEIAPHVEEDEKNHFWRKEIYDKMAELGFFGFCIDEKYGGNCMGFLEGALAIEQIAKVHTSWRMAFNMQCWGPALTIQKFGTEEQKQQYIPKFVNGEYIGSFAMTEPDIGSDVASMKTFAEDKGDYYLLNGNKMWITNGTVCNHGLLYVKTDKDAGASGVSCFIMDYSLPGITRKKIHDKVGLWASDTAEITFEDVKVPKHLLLGKLNKGFQICMTQLNSTRLGCSAGALGLSGAILEASAKYATERTQFGKQIGRYQLIQQQVAEMKMSHAAVQALVYKAAWLKDKGLPNVMETSMSKLFGAKAVVHDANECMKLYGSFGYSDEYPCGRFLRDSKQFETLEGTSNMHTMIIANAAMGFAPNRA from the coding sequence ATGGATTTCGCATTAACGGAAGAACAGATCATGATACAGGATACGGCAAGAAGCTTTGCCGAAAAAGAAATCGCGCCGCATGTGGAAGAAGACGAAAAGAATCATTTCTGGCGAAAGGAAATTTATGACAAGATGGCCGAACTCGGATTTTTCGGCTTCTGCATCGACGAAAAATACGGCGGCAATTGCATGGGCTTTCTGGAAGGCGCGCTGGCCATTGAACAGATCGCCAAGGTGCACACCTCCTGGCGCATGGCTTTCAACATGCAGTGCTGGGGCCCCGCGCTTACCATTCAGAAATTCGGCACGGAAGAACAGAAGCAGCAATACATTCCCAAATTCGTGAACGGTGAGTACATCGGCAGCTTTGCCATGACCGAACCGGATATCGGATCGGATGTCGCCTCGATGAAGACCTTTGCGGAAGACAAGGGGGACTACTACCTCTTAAACGGCAACAAGATGTGGATCACCAACGGCACGGTCTGCAACCACGGCCTGCTCTATGTCAAAACGGATAAAGACGCGGGCGCCAGCGGCGTAAGCTGTTTTATCATGGACTACAGCCTGCCCGGCATCACCCGCAAGAAGATCCACGATAAGGTCGGCCTGTGGGCGTCCGACACGGCGGAAATTACTTTCGAGGATGTCAAAGTTCCCAAACATCTTTTACTGGGAAAACTGAACAAGGGATTTCAAATCTGCATGACGCAGCTCAACTCCACCCGCCTGGGCTGTTCCGCAGGCGCACTGGGCCTTTCGGGCGCCATCCTGGAAGCTTCGGCAAAATACGCGACGGAGCGCACCCAGTTCGGCAAGCAGATCGGCCGCTACCAGCTCATCCAGCAGCAGGTTGCCGAAATGAAAATGTCGCATGCAGCCGTCCAGGCCCTAGTCTACAAAGCGGCCTGGCTGAAAGACAAGGGGCTTCCCAACGTGATGGAAACCTCCATGTCCAAGCTCTTCGGCGCGAAAGCCGTCGTCCACGACGCCAATGAATGCATGAAGCTTTACGGCTCCTTCGGCTATTCCGATGAATACCCCTGCGGCCGCTTCCTCAGAGACTCCAAGCAGTTTGAAACGCTGGAAGGCACGTCCAACATGCACACGATGATTATCGCCAACGCGGCGATGGGATTTGCACCGAACCGGGCTTAA